In Lates calcarifer isolate ASB-BC8 linkage group LG4, TLL_Latcal_v3, whole genome shotgun sequence, a genomic segment contains:
- the zgc:66427 gene encoding E3 ubiquitin-protein ligase ZNRF1, whose amino-acid sequence MGTRASRLQEDPVPSALGKDGTKRDSYRRPRLTRPTSLMVDFSGSFEDTEANRSRSEEGSDSDLGQHGASADGSPADHHSIPSSISQASPADDINSEGKPEEDGNISPEAAVEAEHQSGEETGRTPHRTFSERLPGNRHSSARSVGARSARVRGTHQRPVSEAWIGLYRVNNRHGNIRCPFCSKPFPGGRIEDHLLSCLTSPPLPYNTDVLSKDSGECSICLEDLVQGETIARLACLCVYHKSCIDSWSKVKPCCPEHPFD is encoded by the exons ATGGGGACGAGAGCCAGTCGCCTACAGGAAGACCCGGTTCCCTCTGCTCTCGGAAAAGATGGCACAAAGCGGGATTCCTACCGGCGGCCCCGCCTCACCAGGCCCACTAGTCTCATGGTCGACTTCTCTGGGAGCTTCGAGGACACGGAGGCAAACCGGAGCCGATCGGAGGAGGGCAGCGACTCGGACCTGGGGCAGCATGGGGCGAGCGCCGACGGTAGCCCCGCTGACCACCACAGCATCCCGTCTAGCATTAGCCAAGCGTCACCTGCGGACGACATCAACAGCGAAGGGAAACCCGAGGAAGACGGGAATATAAGCCCGGAGGCTGCCGTTGAGGCGGAACATCAGTCCGGAGAGGAGACAGGCCGCACGCCCCACCGCACTTTTTCCGAGCGGCTGCCCGGGAATCGACACTCTTCCGCCCGCAGCGTTGGCGCAAGATCTGCCCGGGTCCGGGGCACACACCAGCGGCCAGTGTCAGAGGCTTGGATCGGCCTTTACCGTGTTAACAACCGCCATGGCA ATATCCGCTGTCCTTTCTGCTCGAAGCCTTTCCCGGGGGGTCGGATTGAGGATCACCTGTTGAGCTGCCTCACATCTCCTCCCCTACCCTACAACA CGGATGTTCTCAGTAAAGACAGTGGAGAGTGCTCTATCTGTTTGGAGGATCTGGTACAAGGAGAGACCATCGCCAGGCTGGCTTGCCTCTGTGTCTACCATAAGAG CTGCATTGATTCCTGGTCCAAGGTGAAGCCCTGCTGCCCCGAACATCCCTTCGATTGA
- the tep1 gene encoding telomerase protein component 1 — protein MRALTLQQTNVAQGERQPATCGGSLSSNYAPPNLENKFLAQTSGVVPQLSSPLINFAVQPYSCSSLQPSSLSSTSSSLLSTSSFSPSLTSPLLSTENKLLTSDSPHLSFSLTSSIPTDSVLSTYLTSGALINRFAHPPSFLHHGLDGEEKRDVGGDQGREEISEVMLSCFEETTVHPSEEDDVLSEEEEEEGEEVDHAGSTMEFPVLETELVNQELEQTIAIGEEFAEVDGGNEKTEEELKDKKYLLLNAVCCSLVNKSTSPGQNDWDSEDSVWTRIINLAKDISAQDPQFLLKVAVYTRQELNIRITANFLLALAANQPSTKSHVRRYFCAAVQLPSDWLEVVRLYSTCFSRSLPMCLKKAMADKFKQFSEYQLAKYNTRKHRCKHNCNRPKGKKPTDEQLKEWAHMLRSEQSILKKFLQLESSKVVVDKKQSEFSMKKMIKKLHIKEPAEHVMAILGRKYPGDAKAFTHSGMKGVWDRERAGQRMKLKEPETWERLLSMEGNKAATWEKLIDNKSLPFMAMLRNLRNMITRGISEAHHKKILSRLTNKKAVIQSRQFPFRFLAAYKVIMELHTLASTTQKEIPPAKEILKGILKRIPKSKRYRRLEWETTQRSRLRVTLGVPFIYRMYRMKKAQLMKANQRLYSVDLLGRYLKALETAVQISCRYNVPPLPGRTVILLSTNMSTDHNWSQKQDFCLPPDPEQKQEKEEEEEEEEKKVSKKPRGKTNTEETDDKLAPSMTEVAVLLSLMISSSAEDSQLHLMEWSHGEEAKLKSDVLLENVRSVMKQIKACQEKQYEEKDDNYISKILTKKNKIDNIIILAESWLNHDVEYTIDTYRKEINSKVLEVQVFMSARNSEYSPHRNQVKLAGFSEQILRFVAERGSSRLLDHVEHLDKLYNIAPPEGAKGTQTTSSLVPIPASPKLRWQGVRVFISSTFRDMHAERDILVRSVFPELRRRAAPHCLYLQEVELRWGVTEEESGRTTELCLSEVCRSQMMVGILGERYGLVPPKPVLPDLPQYSWLASAPAGLSITEMEIRQFQALFPDTAHQRMFCYFRDPNITKSVPVAWKSDFVPESKEAESKMAALKSRIRASDVKVTENYPCEWGGVVEGKPYLKNLEDFGKAVLEDLWMAVLKQFVEEDEEAEAASDVTEQEVHQGALQRQFFGRAKLLSGAVEMVEQVQTKGGMMVVEGGPGEGKTVFMAALADALRTGVKSRRNLVCDVISYSTAASQSARSVENLLRFLIKWFRKMKDTEKESPLPHSYKELLSEFHSLLSDVKQDKPVVLVVDGVDAVRDGGGQLTSDWIPQQLPQGVCLVVSIPSKAALLQTLAKKRSAVLFTLGQLTVPDRKEIVQRGLDTFGKKLSDSAFNNQLQTLIMKKGAVNPLYLHLACEDLRNFASFDKLKESLQGLPQSLSQLVQHSLDRLCSQYRGMLGLRWALAALTVSPAGLKERDLYSLLNTCNDLSSRDGQVPWQEVLQLSRKPKGRIPMATFTRIVQSLQSLVGPSHCHGTDDLLALTNPDVRLAFEDFFLPAESDRTRAHLVLAAHLWALADHQGTDTFLHCEADSVMHLPSSLIESGQLEALHSLLSSYYFLYANVRHSLLHHLLETYRLYDTKRTSGPPSGFQDHLEDCRSFLQRHAPLLSSWPPLFIQQALNEPPQTTAHTWAQGLMGKGGIRVIEWLNNKDQIVQESSELVSTFSTEPTCLVVSSDGELMVVGTGQGMLHFINTQTGQEVKSLVSNCDGISSCVFLKDRRLATTSFDGRIEIWDIENGCRTALIDGHTNIITASDITADHKHLATVSLDFKLKVWSSTKAHEVAALSSASPFNCVTFDPEGHLLAAGCWNGDVIVWNWLQNKTQTSLSGHQRSVRSLSFSSSSSMLCSGSISGEVRVWSVPTSTCVGCFQAHCGATEVLTFLDEGAMLLSGGSDHMLQLWSGGLGRSVIALKRDESEQEPPQKKRKSVNSVPAALCVAVNGDYAAVGYHGEGIRLFRLDSGEMIWAPGRLDVSVLCMMWVVLDPEQTEPELLVSSGSDKRLRAWKREEGEEGMMGDLKMWEMFAAQRGVVLALAQNSTYLAAASDDCTIGLWLLSELAVDPSIDPQILLKGHSGGVTCLAFSPDGGQLLSGGKDQALMLWDVTSSPPALSKSLPHSHRDWITGCVWTPDCVISSSNDGRLCLWDLQAGQCLREISWKSPLTSVCCVGQYVIAGCAEGGLHVWIWETNAEICHIPAHKQRIHHCSLLTNTDKNTEVNPEEMTVITASDDGTVQLWKPLQMQHFSTFNGHSGAIHGVVCKQGAPEFLSVSEDGSLRCWTWTAKSPVHLSGPVTALCFSQEDDLCLAGYESGLLELWQHSVLVGHKQASDSAITAVCSMPHSQFAVGYTKCFVDVWKLVWNQQHSTASLVKVKTYKVNRPVVHLSYCSVLIGVSGCGIIFDVTHEDNNWQHTVSNWAQSVRILSLIRNDEKSMWLVGEEDEKVHIGFIFAMGPKNSLSSAFSSMQLEYDVEENEKIGTPVTALTVDKEFVVCGDMRGNMWFNQPPELSSWTSRKPAHSDRISVLRLTDSTIISASDDRTVKLWDRVTKKQVGMFVCGGPVLLLEVNPEKPTELVCGDGQGKLYFLSWKE, from the exons ATGAGGGCCCTGACTTTGCAGCAGACGAATGTGGCCCAAGGAGAGCGGCAGCCAGCCACATGTGGGGGAAGTTTGTCTTCCAACTATGCTCCTCCAAATCTGGAGAATAAGTTCTTAGCTCAGACCTCCGGGGTGGTGCCCCAGCTTTCTTCTCCACTCATAAACTTTGCAGTGCAACCTtactcctgctcctctctccagcCTTCTAGCCTGTCCTCCACGTCATCCTCCCttctctccacctcttccttCTCGCCTTCCCTCACCTCTCCCCTCCTCAGCACTGAGAACAAGCTTCTTACTAGTGATTCACCCCATCTCTCCTTTTCCTTGACTTCCTCTATCCCCACTGACTCTGTGCTCTCCACATACCTGACCAGTGGTGCTCTGATCAATCGCTTTGCTCATCCTCCTTCATTCCTGCATCATGGTCTggatggagaagagaagagggatGTTGGAGGAGACCaaggcagagaggaaatatCTGAAGTGATGCTGTCGTGTTTTGAAGAAACAACTGTG CACCCTTCTGAGGAAGATGATGTTTtgtctgaagaggaggaggaggagggggaggaggtggaccATGCTGGTTCGACCATGGAATTTCCTGTCCTGGAAACAGAGTTGGTCAACCAGGAACTGGAACAAACTATAGCCATCGGAGAGGAATTTGCAGAGGTTGATGGAGGGAATGAAAAGACTGAGGAGGAACTGAAGGATAAAAAG TATCTCCTGCTGAATGCAGTGTGTTGCTCCTTGGTCAATAAGAGCACAAGTCCAGGCCAGAATGACTGGGACTCAGAGGACAGTGTTTGGACCAGGATCATAAACCTGGCAAAGGACATTTCTGCCCAGGACCCACAGTTTCTTCTCAAG GTGGCAGTTTACACTCGACAGGAGCTGAACATTCGCATCACAGCAAACTTCTTATTGGCTCTGGCTGCCAATCAGCCCTCCACCAAGTCTCACGTCCGCAGATACTTCTGTGCCGCTGTGCAGCtgccctctgattggctggaagTAGTCAGACTCTACAGTACG TGCTTCAGCCGCTCACTTCCAATGTGCCTGAAGAAGGCAATGGCTGACAAGTTCAAGCAGTTCAGCGAGTATCAACTGGCCAAGTACAACACACGCAAACACCGCTGTAAACACAACTGCAACAGGCCCAAAGGCAAG AAACCAACTGATGAGCAGCTGAAAGAGTGGGCGCACATGCTCAGATCAGAACAGTCTATTCTGAAGAAGTTT CTGCAGTTAGAGAGCAGTAAAGTGGTGGTGGATAAAAAGCAGAGCGAGTTCAGTATGAAGAAGATGATCAAGAAGCTTCACATTAAAGAACCAGCTGAACACGTCATGGCCATTCTTGGAAGAAA GTATCCAGGTGACGCAAAGGCGTTTACCCACAGTGGAATGAAGGGCGTGTGGGACAGAGAGCGAGCTGGGCAGAGAATGAAGCTCAAAGAGCCAGAGACGTGGGAACGACTGCTCAGCATGGAGGGCAACAAAGCCGCCACCTGGGAAAAACTCATAG ACAACAAGTCTCTTCCATTCATGGCCATGCTGAGGAACCTGAGGAACATGATCACCAGGGGCATCAGTGAGGCTCATCACAAGAAGATCCTCAGCAGACTGACTAATAAG AAAGCGGTTATTCAGAGTCGACAGTTTCCCTTCAGATTCCTCGCTGCCTACAAAGTCATCATGGAGCTTCACACTTTGG CCTCCACAACACAGAAAGAAATTCCCCCTGCAAAAGAAATCCTGAAGGGCATCCTGAAGAGGATTCCCAAGTCCAAGCGCTACAGGCGTTTGGAATGGGAGACGACCCAAAGGAGCAGGCTGAGGGTGACACTTGGAGTGCCATTTATCTATCGAATGTACCGAATGAAGAAGGCCCAGCTCATGAAGGCCAA TCAGAGGCTGTACTCTGTTGATCTGTTGGGCCGTTACCTCAAAGCTCTGGAGACGGCAGTACAGATCTCCTGCCGTTACAATGTGCCCCCGCTCCCTGGACGGACGGTCATTCTGCTCTCCACTAACATGTCTACGGATCACAACTGGAGCCAGAAGCAGGACTTCTGCCTCCCACCAGACCCAGAGCAAAaacaggagaaggaggaggaggaggaagaggaggaaaaaaaagtgagcaaGAAGCCAAGGGGGAAGACAAACACGGAGGAGACTGACGACAAGCTCGCTCCTTCT atGACTGAGGTGGCAGTTTTGCTCTCTCTGATGATCAGCAGCAGTGCCGAGGACAGCCAGCTCCACTTGATGGAGTGGAGTCACGGTGAAGAAGCCAAGCTCAAGTCTGACGTCCTTTTGGAAAATGTCAGAAGTGTGATGAAGCAAATAaag GCATGTCAAGAAAAGCAGTACGAAGAGAAGGACGACAATTATATCTCCAAAATATTAACCAAGAAAAACAAG ATTGACAACATCATCATTCTGGCTGAGAGTTGGTTGAATCATGATGTTGAGTACACCATCGACACCTACAGAAaggaaataaacagcaaagTTCTTGAGGTGCAAGTCTTCATGTCAGCGCG AAACTCTGAATACAGCCCACACAGGAACCAGGTGAAGCTGGCAGGCTTCAGTGAGCAAATACTCAG GTTTGTGGCAGAGCGAGGATCCTCCAGGCTGCTGGACCATGTAGAACATTTGGACAAACTGTACAACATTGCACCACCAGAGGGAGCTAAAGGCACTCAGACCACAAGCAGTCTCGTCCCAATACCAGCCAGCCCCAAGTTAAG gtggcaaggtgtgcgtgtgtttatCTCCTCCACCTTCCGAGACATGCACGCTGAGCGAGACATCTTGGTGAGGAGCGTCTTCCCAGAGCTCCGGCGTCGCGCTGCGCCGCACTGCCTCTACctgcaggaggtggagctgCGTTGGGGTGTAACAGAGGAGGAGTCGGGTCGAACCACGGAGCTGTGCCTGTCAGAAGTGTGTCGCAGCCAGATGATGGTAGGAATCCTGGGCGAGAGGTATGGACTGGTTCCCCCCAAACCTGTTCTCCCTGACCTGCCACAGTACAGCTGG CTGGCGTCGGCACCAGCAGGTTTGTCCATCACAGAGATGGAGATCCGTCAGTTTCAGGCTCTTTTCCCCGACACAGCACACCAGCGAATGTTCTGCTACTTCAGGGACCCAAATATCACCAA ATCAGTTCCAGTGGCTTGGAAATCAGATTTTGTTCCTGAATCAAAGGAGGCTGAGTCAAAAATGGCTGCTCTAAAAAGTAGAATCCGGGCCAGCGATGTCAAGGTCACTGAAAA TTACCCATGTGAGTGGGGAGGTGTGGTGGAAGGGAAACCATATCTGAAAAACCTGGAGGACTTTGGCAAGGCTGTGCTGGAAGACCTTTGGATGGCAGTTCTGAAGCAGTTTGTGGAG GAGGATGAAGAGGCTGAGGCTGCGTCAGATGTGACTGAACAGGAAGTGCATCAGGGGGCGCTGCAGAGGCAGTTCTTTGGCAGGGCGAAGCTGCTGTCTGGAGCTGTGGAGATGGTGGAGCAGGTCCAGACCAAAGGagggatgatggtggtggagggaggACCTGGAGAGGGCAAAACTGTCTTCATG GCTGCTCTAGCAGATGCCCTCAGGACCGGAGTAAAGTCCAGGAGAAACCTGGTCTGTGATGTCATCTCCTACTCCACAGCTGCCAGCCAATCAGCACGCTCTGTGGAGAACCTTCTCCGCTTCCTTATAAAGTGGTTTAGGAAGATGAAAGACACTGAGAAGGAATCACCGCTTCCCCACTCTTACAA AGAGTTGCTGTCTGAATTTCACTCCCTGTTGAGTGATGTGAAGCAGGACAAACCTGTGGTGCTGGTAGTTGATGGGGTGGATGCTGTCCGAGATGGCGGAGGTCAGCTCACCTCTGACTGGATACCACAGCAGCTTCCTCAG GGAGTGTGTTTGGTAGTAAGCATCCCATCTAAAGCAGCTCTGCTACAAACCCTGGCCAAGAAAAGAAGCGCTGTCCTGTTTACGCTGGGACAGCTTACGGTGCCGGACAGGAAGGAGATTGTTCAGAGGGGACTTGACACCTTCGGGAAGAAGCTCAGTGACTCTGCATTCAACAACCAG cTCCAGACACTGATAATGAAGAAAGGAGCAGTGAATCCTCTCTACCTCCACCTGGCCTGTGAAGACCTGAGGAACTTTGCCTCCTTTGATAAG CTGAAGGAGAGCCTGCAGGGCTTGCCCCAGTCTCTGAGCCAGCTGGTGCAGCACAGCCTGGACAGACTCTGCTCCCAGTACAGAGGCATGCTGGGACTCCGCTGGGCCCTGGCAGCACTCACTGTCAGCCCTGCTG GCCTGAAGGAGAGAGACTTGTACTCTTTGCTCAACACATGCAATGACCTGTCCTCACGGGACGGGCAGGTGCCATGGCAGGAAGTGCTGCAGCTGTCCAGGAAGCCTAAGGGACGCATTCCCATGGCAACGTTCACCCGTATAGTGCAGAGTTTACAAAG CCTGGTTGGTCCGTCTCATTGCCACGGCACTGACGACTTGCTGGCTCTGACAAACCCAGATGTTAGACTGGCCTTTGAGGACTTTTTCCTCCCGGCAGAAAGCGACAGGACCAGAGCTCACCTTGTACTAGCAG CTCATCTGTGGGCATTAGCTGACCACCAGGGGACAGACACCTTCCTCCACTGTGAGGCCGACTCTGTTATGCACCTGCCTTCCAGTCTG ATTGAAAGTGGCCAGCTGGAGGCGCTCCATTCCCTGCTCTCCAGCTACTATTTTCTGTATGCTAATGTGCGTCACAGCCTTCTGCACCACCTCCTGGAGACCTACAGGTTGTACG ATACGAAGCGCACGTCTGGACCCCCCT CTGGCTTCCAGGACCATCTAGAGGACTGCCGGAGTTTCCTGCAGCGTCACGCCCCCCTGCTCTCATCCTGGCCACCTCTTTTCATTCAGCAGGCCCTCAATGAGCCTCCACAGACCACTGCTCACACCTGGGCACAAGGCCTGATGGGAAAAGGAGGCATTAGGGTAATTGAGTGGCTGAATAACAAAGATCAGATTGTTCAAGAATCCAG TGAGCTGGTGTCGACCTTCTCCACTGAACCGACCTGTTTGGTCGTGAGTTCGGATGGAGAGCTGATGGTGGTTGGTACTGGACAAGGAATGCTGCATTtcatcaacacacagacaggacag gaagtgaagtcACTGGTGAGCAACTGTGATGGCATCTCAAGCTGTGTCTTCCTGAAGGACAGACGTCTCGCTACAACCTCCTTTGATGGACGAATAGAGATCTGGGACATTGAGAATGGCTGcag GACTGCTCTTATAGATGGCCACACTAATATTATAACAGCAAGTGATATCACTGCAGACCATAAACACCTTGCAACTGTGTCTCTGGACTTCAAGCTGAAA GTGTGGTCCTCTACTAAAGCACATGAGGTAGCAGCCCTGTCCAGCGCCAGCCCATTTAActgtgtgacctttgaccctgaggGTCATCTGCTGGCTGCTGGTTGTTGGAACGGGGACGTGATCGTGTGGAACTGGCTCCAGAATAAAACTCAAACT TCCCTGTCTGGTCACCAGCGCTCAGTGCGtagtctctccttctcttcctcctcctccatgctctGCTCTGGCTCCATATCTGGAGAGGTCAGGGTGTGGTCAGTGCCCACCTCCACCTGTGTTGGATGTTTCCAGGCTCACTGTGGAGCCACAGAGGTCCTCACCTTCCTGGATGAAGGAGCCATGCTGCTCAGCGGTGGCTCAGATCACATG CTCCAGCTCTGGTCAGGAGGACTTGGGCGTTCAGTCATTGCCTTGAAGAGAGATGAA agtgAACAGGAGCCTCCTCAGAAGAAACGGAAGTCTGTGAACTCGGTCCCTGCTGCGCTGTGTGTGGCTGTAAATGGAGACTACGCTGCTGTGGGATACCACGGTGAAGGCATCAGACTCTTCCGTCTCGACTCAG GTGAGATGATTTGGGCACCAGGACGCCTTGACGTGTCTGTACTGTGCATGATGTGGGTGGTTTTGGACCCGGAGCAGACTGAACCTGAGCTGCTGGTCTCTTCTGGGAGTGACAAACGTCTGAGGGCCtggaagagagaagaaggagaggagggaatgATGGGGGACCTGAAAATGTGGGAAATGTTTGCTGCGCAACGAGGTGTCGTCCTGGCTCTGGCACAGAACTCCACTTACCTGGCTGCAGCCTCAG ATGACTGCACCATTGGTCTGTGGTTGTTGAGTGAGCTGGCCGTTGACCCCAGTATTGATCCTCAAATATTGCTGAAAGGCCACAGTGGAGGGGTCACCTGTCTGGCTTTCAGCCCTGATGGTGGACAGCTGCTCTCCGGTGGAAAAGATCAG GCTCTGATGCTGTGGGATGTAacttcatctcctcctgctctttcaAAGTCACTCCCTCACTCTCACAGAGACTGGATCACTGGCTGTGTCTGGACTCCAGACTGTGTG ATTAGCTCCTCAAACGATGGGAGACTTTGTTTGTGGGATCTGCAGGCAGGCCAGTGCCTCAGAGAAATCTCCTGGAAGAGTCCTCTTacctctgtctgctgtgtg GGACAGTATGTGATAGCTGGCTGTGCAGAGGGAGGACTACATGTGTGGATCTGGGAAACCAATGCAGAAATCTGCCACATTCCTGCCCACAAGCAGCGTATACACCACTGCTCTCTCCTCACAAATACAG ACAAGAACACAGAAGTCAACCCAGAAGAAATGACTGTTATCACTGCATCTGATGACGGCACAGTACAGCTCTGGAAACCACTGCAG ATGCAGCACTTCAGCACCTTCAACGGACACAGTGGTGCAATTCATGGAGTTGTTTGCAAGCAAGGAGCCCCAGAAttcctcagtgtttctgaagACGGCTCACTGCGATGCTGGACATGGACAGCAA AGAGTCCTGTCCACCTCTCAGGCCCCGTCACTGCGCTCTGCTTCTCTCAGGAGGATGATTTATGTCTTGCTGGTTATGAATCTGGTTTGCTGGAGTTGTGGCAGCACAGCGTATTGGTTGGCCACAAACAG gcctCAGACAGCGCCATCACAGCAGTCTGCTCCATGCCTCACAGCCAGTTTGCTGTTGGCTACACAAAGTGTTTTGTTGACGTGTGGAAGCTGGTGTGGAATCAACAACACAGCACCGCAAG CCTGGTGAAGGTAAAAACGTACAAAGTGAACAGACCAGTGGTCCACCTCTCCTACTGCTCCGTCCTGATCGGCGTGTCTGGCTGTGGAATAATATTTGACGTCACACATGAGGACAACAATTGGCAGCACACAGTCTCAAA CTGGGCCCAAAGTGTCCGAATTTTGAGTCTGATCCGTAACGATGAGAAAAGCATGTGGCTGGTGGGCGAAGAAGATGAAAAAGTTCACATCGGCTTCATT TTTGCCATGGGCCCCAAAAATAGTCTCAGCTCCGCTTTCAGCTCGATGCAACTTGAGTACGATGTTGAGGAGAATGAGAAGATCGGAACCCCAGTAACAGCTCTAACTGTGGACAAAG AGTTTGTGGTGTGTGGAGACATGAGGGGCAACATGTGGTTCAACCAGCCTCCTGAGCTTTCATCATGGACCAGCAGAAAACCT GCTCACAGTGACAGGATCAGTGTGCTGAGACTCACCGACAGCACCATCATCTCAGCCTCCGATGACAGGACAGTGAAGCTGTGGGACAGAGTCACCAAGAAACAG gtgggaatgtttgtgtgtggaggtCCTGTCCTGCTTTTGGAGGTGAATCCAGAAAAACCCACTGAGCTGGTTTGTGGGGACGGACAAGGAAAGCTCTACTTTCTCTCCTGGAAGGAATAA